TTCATACTGCTGCTTTCAAATATGCAACCCATGGGAATGTTTGGAACTTGTTTCATCCATCTATTGTAAAATATTTTGGAATATTGTGCCATTTACTAATGCGCGCATGATTCATAGAAGAAAATCTAATTGTTTATATTTCTTCGCCTGCTTTTGTTAATGTGAGGTAAGGtataaaaatggaaataattgatatataaaaataaatgacattataAAATGACCCATGTGTAACATTCCTGATTATGTTTTtatgaaaatccttctcaaagTAAATACAACTTTACCAGTCCTCACTGCACTCCTCTGGGTGGGCTTCTTTTTCTACAACCTTCAAACATCGATCTGAAAACTCCACAAATAAGGGCTCCTGCATAGCTGCCTTCATTGCTGCTTCCTTGTGGTCTACACTGTCTATGCGCCTTAATAATTCTCTTAGGTGGGGATTACAAAGAAGATCCTTAAGTTCTTTTGATTGACCTGTGGAATAATACATAGGGGACTATTAATTGCATCAGACTATTTGAAAATAACATCTCAAGTAAGACAGTGTGAAATAATATCTTCAGTTCATACCTAACAATTGAAGCTTCGCTAGAGGGACTAGATCAGCAATGTCCTCTTCAGGAAGAAGATCCTCCACATTCCACTTGTCTGCAGGGCGTGTGTCTATGTTTCCTTAAAAATagtgttattttattattatcactCTGATCTTAGAGATATTTAGTGGAGCATACCCGTATTGACAGCATCCTTTGTTCCATTGGGTATCAGCTGCTTAACAGGAAGGCACAAATCTGATGATGCAAGATCAAGTATTATTTTATTGATCAATGGCTTCATTATTTAAACAGATTTACAACAATGCTTCTCCTTACCTTTATGCTTTTTGTAGCAGGAAAGAGAACAACTGAAAGGAGAAATTAAGTTTATGCATTGTTGATTTAATAACATGCAGATATTGATAATATTAGcactgcgaaaaaaaaaaacattttccagtTTATAATGTTGGATTGTTCGCAGTGGCACTTGTAAACACGAGCCAACCAAGCGAGGAAGCACACACGTGTTTAACAAGTAAAAACATCTCGCACTTATCTTAACGTACTTACTATCTTATTTCGCAGACGGGACATTTGTATTTGGGTGTTTGCTCGTTGCACACTTTACATAGCCGCATCATGATACAAACAAAGTAAAATACAGAATGTTAGCGGAGGCTATTTACTGAAAAGAAAGCTACACGAGGCAATAACCCGGAAACACTTATCTATTTCCGGCCACCATGCCCTTCACAATAAAAGCAGAAATAACTCGTGTTTTGTGAAAGCAGTACAGCGCTTCCGATACAGTAATTTTTTAAAGAATGTGGGGAAAAATACATCTTGTGAATTTCTcacgttttttttaatgcaaactaGTTCGTTGCACAATTTTAaccgctgtttttgtttttttaattaaatgttgATGTCCATTGTGTAGTAATCTacataaaacacattttgctgTGTGTGTAGTCTATTTCAGActttaaggattttttttcatgtaagaCACATTTTAAATCAACATTCAATAGAATAGAAACAAACTCAATCCAACAACATCAAGTTTATTCcaataaaatacattaaaatatcTTATCCACCCAAGACATTTGTCTTTACATATGGATCAAGCACACATGGGTGACCTACTTTGCTCAACACAAACACCTCTTGCACAACTGTAATTTGAGATGATCAGATCCTGTCGTAGAGGATGAAGAGCGAGAGTGACAGAACTGCTGTCAAGCGACATGTGATTGGGCATGTTGATCACTTAAGTTTCTAGGTCAGGAAAGGAAGAGACTCTTGGCCACAGTCAACATTAAGCATACAGCATGGGGTCCAGACCTacagggaaaggaaaaaaaaaattagattaaCCCTCGTGTTTGTCATCATTCCTCCAGTGGATGTAATctgaatttgtatttaaaatAGGAACATGTCACTAATGCAGAACTTTAGTAAATATTATTAAATCACATTCAGCCCATTGTATTTCTCAGCAAATAACTAGTTTACGTAGGATAAGATAAAATCGTGCTTGCAGTTCATCAATTTTGTATTCATAGCCTAGCAGTGTTTTTAATACAATTGCACATCATGACAATTCGAGGTTACTAAACTGCACGTATGAACTAGTTTGCAAATCGGGAAGAATTTGTAGTCCCACCTCATACGACGGTATGCTCGGTTACAGCTGtactttgtttttcatttgactgGTTTGCgattataacattttttttcaacctataAGTGGTTTGTTTTCATACAGAGACCTTCTGACGTCATGTACTAGGCCACATACGTTAAAGCCACACTAAAAATACCAAAACGAAAATGAAGGTTCTGTTGTTGTTCACTTGGCAACGGGACTGCAACAGACGCAAGgccattaattattttttttttgaatcccCCACATTTAACAGTAAAACAATTCTAACCTGTAAACATTCGAGAAAGCGATTCCGGAGACATCAAGAAGACGAGCTTTTAGTTCTCCTGCGTTTCATCTCGCTGTTGTAAAATTTAGTGGCTATCTTCCTTTCGTGTCCAGAGGGGGAATGGCGATTGGTATTGAGCTCCGTTTCTTTCTTGGACCTTCCTTTTCCACCGACGTGACACGAGTATTCAACTAGGTTATAATAATCATATTGGTCGTAGTGGGCCTCCTCAAAAGAAAACAGTGTTTCAACATCGGCCGCCATTTGTGCAGGTACGGCGATCAGCTGTCGGTTGCAGTAACTAGTAAACACTTGACGTCACGCCTGTGTTTATATACGCCGAGTCACGTGACTCTCGTTGGCTCAAGTGACAGAGCAAACGTTGCGCACCGTCACTCACTGTTTGAATTTGCATAAAATGAGAGGAACAAGGTAGCTAAAATATTATATAACATTTATAACGAAATGTTCAAAAAATAACACtgcacattattattttttaaattctttttaagCGGCTGTGCATGCAATAAGAATACGTAATTAACAAAATATCGTCATATTGTAATTGTTTTAGGAAAACGTAGACGagaaaattaagaaaaatacTCTTGTGGAAATACAAAAGACCATAAATTGTTGACTAATTAgctgtattatttttgtttaaaaattagTTGTTAATCATAAATTATTGCTGAATATTTTTGGAAGGTGTATTTCTATCTCCTCGCTCGGTACGCGCTTCCGTGCTGGCGTGCTTTTGTTCTGGGACCGTACccaggcggcggcggcttcgGCGTGTCCCGCCCCCTCGCCGTGTGGCGCGTCCTGACGCCTTTCCACGTCGCAGTCGAGTCCTCAGGCGAGCGAGTTGCGTATGTCTGCGTGTCTCCGGCTAGGCTCGTCGAGGGAGTGATGGCGGCGCCCGTCCTGAGAGTGTCCACCCCGCGCTGGGAGAGAATAGCCCGGCTCCTAGTCTGCCTTCTGGGCATCCTATTGTCCCTTTATGCGTTCCACATCGAAAGGGAAAAGGCCCGGGATCCGACATATCAGGCGATGTGCGACGTCAGCAGCTCCATCAGCTGCTCCAGAGTGTTCAGCTCAAGGTAATTTGAATTCAGCCGAGGGCGCTCACGGTGGCGCTCATCGCTCAATGAATGTGACTGCTATTAAAGCAAATCCGGGCCAAAGCTTTTTTGGCTTAACGCTACCCCCAAAATGCTCCGGCTAGCTAATTGGTTTAGCTTAGTGACTGCAGCCTTTATTTTAGTCATCGCGCCTAAATTAAACCCATGGATAGCAACGAGCTATCTTAGCATGAAGCTAACTATGCTCTATAAGCTAACTGCCCGGTAGTTATCATTTACTCCCTCTTGACCCTTCTGTATTTGTTCATTTGTCTTATTCCACACCGTCGCATGTGTACGCGGGGACATTAATCAGTCCAAAAAAAGAGAAGGTTTGGCTGGTGCAAAAGTTTTCCTTCTGTTTCACTGTGATGTTTTGATTCTCATCTGTCTCACTGTAAATCCTTTAAATGTCTCAAACTTTGTTGCTCTTATGTTAGCTGTCTTTAGCCGGTTAGCTAACGTTACCACCCACCTTTATCATCTGCTCACCTTACGCCTCTTCTCCTCTTTAAAAGCATTTCCTCAAATCTACAGTACAGCTGCTCCTTGAGGGTTCTTTTCCCATTGCATAAATCACATGTACTTTACCCAGTCAACCATTGAAATCGACATTTATTGGTAGTTTGAAAGTAATTCCACCACACAACTGCAAATAAATCCAGAAAACCCCACCTAGTGACTATTTCAACGAATCTCTACACTACACAAATAAAGTTGGAATGTAACCAGTCAAGCCCTTGCCTTGCGTAATTTAATGAATGTTCCAGTTACGCTGGgacaatattaaaatattgtTAACCACCCTTTAGTGGTCAtgccacaatttattgtttTCTGCTGTGTTGTATGGACAATGTTTTACCAAATGGAATTATATTTGATTCTattgtttgattgttttttagGTGGGGTCGAGGATTTGGACTCTTGGGCTCCATTTTTGGAAATGACAGTGTACTGAACCAACCCAACAGTGTCTATGGAATAGTTTTTTATGCTTTCCAACTCCTTCTAGGTAAGCAGACACGATTACCATCACAAATGCTTGCTTAGTATCTGTGACCATTCCATAAAAAGTGCCAACTCAGTTAAAGCTGAATGTCACGGCTACTTCTGACTCACTTGTCTCACATGACACTCCAATGAAATTTAGTGGACATTAAGCCATTCTTGCATTTTAAGTTGTGGGCACATTTTAATGTGGCtatcaaactatttttaaaGGAGTTATAATAAGTTACAGTAAGTCATCAATAATTGATTAACTTCAAGGAAGTGATCAATTTGTACATACACACTGCCTTCAGTCACCATTTGTAGAATATTTGACACACTTGTCTAGTTGAAATTTGAGTGACCTGCATTATGTGTGCCAGGCATCTGTGGTCAATTTCAGTTGacaacaagtggcaaaatggccgccccctcccGCCATGGatgaaaacaggtggattttgcctgtttaattcatattccacaaacgcaatattcATCGGAATGACATGTTTCGACTGCACAGAACgtattaggaaaaaaaatgcaggctTGATTTCCTTTTTTAGTTAAGAATCAAATGGGGGGCACCTCCTCCATGCATACACTTGCACACACATGTGAGTCGAGTGCACAGATTTGGGTGTGTACTCGGTCCGAGAACCAGCCTCAAGCGACAAAGAGCAAATACTCCCATCTTTAACTTGGGCTCcaggtttgttttgtttacaaagcTACACATAGCCTCTCGTTCACATGATTCATCAACAGATATTATTTTAACTTATTCCGGTTTTCGAAGATGCTTCTGTTAGTCAAgaacttattttttttcacattaacAATCACGCTTTGTGTTGTATTTATTGTCAGAATGTGTTTTGGAAAAGCTCAGTGGATATGAAATAGCCTTTCACGCTagcctaaaaaaaaactttgtttgaatcttttttttgtgtatttgcATTCCTCTAGGAATGACCGTTAGTGCGGTGGCTGCCGTCATTCTGATGACCACATCCATTTTGTCGGTGATGGGCTCGCTCTACTTGGGCTACATTCTCTATTTTGTCCTGAAGGATTTGTGCATCATCTGCATCACCACGTATGCGCTGAACTTCATTCTCTTCACCCTCAACTACAAGCGACTGGTATACTTGAACGACCAATGGAAGCAACTCCAACCCAAGCAGGATTAAAGCTGTGTgagcacagcaaaaaaaaagaaaaaaaaaagtgacacaaaTAAGAAATGTGACTGACTGAACATTTGACTTGCCACCAGGAGACCTTGCTTCCAAATGTTTATTCTGCTGtgtgttcacaaaaaaaaaaaaaatgaagacatctaaaCTACATTTTGGGCCTGACACTTCTCGAAAAGGATTCAGAAGCAGGAGGTAACTTTATTTTCTAGTGGTTTCAAATTGTTTAAACTTTCTCGTCACACAAGAACAAGGCGCGGAGGGCGGAACGCCCACAAGCAAGTCCGGAGGGCGGTTCTCCGCTTCTCAAACAAGAAGGATCTCTTATGAGACAAGCGCGGCAGATGCACTCAAAAATGGTGAATTCCAAAATCAGCGCTGGCAGATAAGTCTTGAAATGTCAAGTTTGGGGGGCACGAATCAAAAATGcagaattgttttgttttggcccTTCGTGTTTACACTTTTCAGTAAGCTTTTTCTTTTAAGGACCACTCAAAGTGTGTGCAGATGGGTCAGATTGATTGTTTGACCAATTGTGTACCTAGCCGCTGAGCAATATTTCCACCAAGATTGGTTGACAAAAACACAGGAGGGTAacttcaaatgtgtgtgtgggggggggggggtgaagaaaCTCAAATGTGAAGCCGCAGACACAAAACGAGAAGGTTCTTTTCACCATTACTGTCTGTTCCCGCTGAAAAACGTACGTGCCTAAAGCATTATAATtcgatttattttgaaagcaggGGCACGTTTTGACCACTACTTTTGCTTGTTGAGTTTCCTGTCAACGGTCTGAggctttatttaaatttttttttttttttttaggctcacATTTTTTTGTAACGTAACATACCAGTCGAGTGTTACTCCCTTCTCGAGGCTCGAGCGGTAGCAGAGGCTGCTACACTGTGATATAGTGTCAATTTCCAGTGATGATGATGCTACCCGGCGGAGTTACACTTGAGTTGCCGGACAAACAATTGCCAGGAATGTTGTGTTGACTCAAATAACAGAAGCAAAACCAGTCGTTGGAACTCCTCAAACAGCGACGCAAGCCATATGAGGGCCAGCGAGTCGGACAGGTGAACACTTTCAATCGAGTAATAATTGGAAAAGCAATCAAGGTGAAATTTATAGTATGCTAGCACAAGTTTTCGATTCTTTCCCCATTTCGACTTCGGAGTGTGGCCTTAGGACTCCTTTGTACAGTCCCACTCTACAACCTACGGGTTAGCCACAGGATAATTTCACTACTATAGCGAGCCAATTTAAAAAATGGGATTTAGAGCATGCTATGAGCTGCTTTTGTCAAATGGATGGACCGTATTTATTCAAGTCAAACGATAGCAATGGGTTAACCTTTTCAGTAATGTGCTTCCTGAAATAACTTTAATTGAGTGTACTGCAATCTACCCATGTTGCTGTCTAAGGTTTTTCTGTTCTCATCATCCTCAAGCGGAATGTCATTTGTATCAAAAAAAGATCAAACTTCAAACAGAAGTGACGCTTTCTATGCATTGATGGAAACGCTATCCCGGATAAAACCaatgtaaaacaaaaaggtggaatgttttgaaattcacttgGTGGCTATCATTCCCCAAAAGCATGCAATCTTTATGTTATGTGCACAGTCCAAATCCTCACTATTATTTTCTGTCAACATGTGATCActcccacatttttttttttatatagtatACAAAAGTATACAATAGTTCATTTGACATCACAGTTAGTGAGCAAGGTACAAGCATGGATTCAGATGTTTAAGCTATTGGACtgtaagggatttttttttttttttaataaaaggaGGAaactaggtcagtgcttctccattattattattttttgagtGAGGCACTGAGGATAACTGCCATGTTAGTTGCATCACCAATGTCAACTTAAGTGCCTTCTGTTTGATCACCAGGCCTTGAGCCAAAGATGGGCAAGTGATAGCCTTTCAAATGACTGATGTAACAGGCACTTTCATTTGCCTCCCTGATAATAGAAAATTTGGCAAAATTGGCACCCCCAAAATGACCAATCAAGCAAAAAGGCCGTTTCGTTACACCTTTAAATGTTCACGTTTTGTTTGCAAGGGAATCACTTTCATCAAAAGAATTGTAATGTTTCTAATTTTAATTTGCTGTATGGACTGTTAACGTGGATAGTTTTAGTCATAAAGACAACTTGATGGGTGGATTGCTGggaatctgtctttttttttttttttgtggagaaaaaaaaacttactgggtttgCTTCTGTATTGCCAAATGTGTTTTAAAACgctgtattttcttacttggaAAAGTGTTACAACCAATTGCAGGAGGGTGTgttaaaacttcaattaaggGAAAACTGGATGAGACTGACTTGAGAACATTTAAAATTGTGGCACTGTCACGTAGAAATGAACAACCATTAAAACATTCCCTCTGAAATCGAGTTATTCGTCTTgtctaaaaagttttttttttttttatgtaggcCTTGGCttacatcagtgcttctcaaatagtggggcgcggactaacaacattcaggacatgtgaataatggcaaaaacagtgtaaacaaattcaagaaggtgtgaggagcaggatgttattgcacagtaatgtctctgagactcctggtcttcagatgccacgctgtcgccatctcctggtcagctagtgaaatgcttttgctgttttttttccctctcaattaaaacaaatcaatcagccagttggttttctttatttaatctctgatatcagacaaaaccaaattgtgaatcagtcacctaggccagtgcttctcaaatagtggggcgcgccacccttggggggcgcggtgctattcctgggggggcgcgtgtgaccctggggaacaggcttttttttttggcagtactagaataaagtgtaattgcgcgtttactacagcagggggcagtggcgctctcattgttacttctgtcacgtttgcgacagtgcaacattttacgacttacaagacaagttaggatagtcacggtggggagggggggcgcgaatagttttcttcttgctaggggggggcgtaacagaaaataattgagaagcactgggttaaataaaggttaacttaaaaaaaaaaaaaaaaaaaaaaaaaagtgaaccctgaactttgaacccgcggtgaccccgtggtgaccccatgAACCCGcgttgacccctgggtgaccccgtggtgacccctgggtgacccctgggtgacctttgaacccggaaatttcaactctagttaaaaatcgaaaatgtgcacatgaccccgtgaactttgaaccgacctttgacccctgggtgaactttgaaccgtaaactttgacctttgacccctagctaattacgtttttttttttttttacaccggcatagcagaacgatccatggtcttcagatgccgcgctgtcgccatctcctggtcagttagtgaaatgcttttgctgatgtttttttttctctcaattaaaacaaataaattagccagttggttttctttatttaatatctattatcagacaaaaccaaattgtgaatcagtcacctaggctatagcagaacaaacaatccatggtcttcagatgccacgctgtcgccatctcctggtcagctagtgaaatgcttttgctgttttttttccctctcaattaaaacaaatgaatcagccagttggctttctttattttatatctgatatcagacaaaaccaaattgtgaatcagtcacctaggctatagcagaacaaacaatccatggtcttcagatgccacgctgtcgccatctcctggtcagctagtgaaatgcttttgctgtttttttcccctctcaattaaaacaaatcaatcagccagttggttttctatatttaatatctgatatcagacaaaaccaaattgtgaatcagtcacctaggctatagcagaacaaacaatccattcaagattcaagattcaagagtttttattcgccatgtttgagcgtgccaaacaaggaatttgacttcggtagaaacacaccctctgttcaacatttaggtgactaacaacattcaggacatgtgaataatggcaaaaacagtgtagacaaattcaagaaggtgtgaggagcaggatgttattgcacagtaatgtctctgagactcctggtcttcagatgccacgctgtcgccatctcctggtcagctagtgaaatgcttttgctgtttttttttccctctcaattaaaacaaatcaatcagccagttggttttctttatttaatctctgatatcagacaaaaccaaattgtgaatcagtcacctaggccagtgcttctcaaatagtggggcgcgccccccttggggggcgcggtgctattcctgggggggcgcgtgtgaccctggggaacaggctttttttttggcagtactagaataaagtgtaattgcgcgtttactacagcagggggcagtggcgctctcattgttacttctgtcacgtttgcgacagtgcaacattttacgacttacaagacaagttaggatagtcacggtggggagggggggcgcgaatagttttcttcttgctaggggggggcgtaaccgaaaataattgagaagcactggcttacaTGAATGTCTTAATAAATGTCTTGGTtgtgaaatctgattggactcaATGGTCagtgtctatttttttatttctattttaacaTCAATAACCTTTTGAAATTAAGTGCAATCAGTATGTATAAAATCAGACTTTAATCAAGCTCTTACTCCTTGAATTTAACATTTTCTTATGCAatcacacatttaaaaaaaaacaaaacataaaaatgatgatCACCGAAGAAATTTAAAGCACGAGCATAAGGCTGATCACATTGTTGACAATAAGATTGCCCCTGGCCTAAAGTGGAATGTATTTTGTATATAGCCCTTAATTACAGAAAGATCTCAAAGAGCTTTCCATGCCCATAATAGACAGATATTAACAACATCCTCTGATCATTAATTTGCAATGAATAGCGCTCACACGAGCCCGCAAGGATATTTGGTCCAAAAAGGTATCTTACCCGTTTCATTTGCCAGTTTCCAGTATCTTTCCTTCAGGATGAACGCCGCAGCTTTGGGTTGTCTCTGCCTACTGAAGACACCTTTCTTGTTGCCCACCACACGTGTGACTCCTGCAAAACACAAAAGTTCAAAGAATGGAATGCGGAAAGAAATGTACAGATTTTATtgtacaaaatattttgttgttaATTACAATCGCAAGACAGTATTTAAAACGAGAAATTGATTTGATATCGGCGTTGAGAGACGATACTCCTGCACTTATGCTGCCTTCTGCAGTACCTTGTGTAGTCATGAAGTCGGCAAAGTTCCAGATGAGTTCCCCGACGACATACTTCTTCCTCTTCTGGTCGAACACGTTGTGGTAGCTTTGCAGGACCGCATTCTGGTACTCTTCAGTAAACATCATGGGCGGGTCCTGCAGACAGCAGACAGAAAGAAATCTTACCCGAGGGCTTGCGACAACACGTTAGTCACATTTGGCTTCCTCACGCTGTGAAGGCCTGGCACCGTGTCTGCTCCATATTCACTCTGGATGATGGGCTTCTGGTACTTTCCGTACCAGTTCTCAAACTGGGTGTCGAGTTGGATTGGGATGACGTCCAAGTGGCCTGGATCGTGGTACCAGGAGAAGTAACTGTTCACACAGATTACGTCCACATAGGGTGCCTAGGCACAGGTTCATTATAAGTATTAAGC
This genomic stretch from Syngnathus typhle isolate RoL2023-S1 ecotype Sweden unplaced genomic scaffold, RoL_Styp_1.0 HiC_scaffold_157, whole genome shotgun sequence harbors:
- the LOC133148765 gene encoding zinc finger HIT domain-containing protein 3-like; amino-acid sequence: MMRLCKVCNEQTPKYKCPVCEIRYCSLSCYKKHKDLCLPVKQLIPNGTKDAVNTGNIDTRPADKWNVEDLLPEEDIADLVPLAKLQLLGQSKELKDLLCNPHLRELLRRIDSVDHKEAAMKAAMQEPLFVEFSDRCLKVVEKEAHPEECSEDW
- the LOC133148764 gene encoding vitamin K epoxide reductase complex subunit 1-like protein 1 gives rise to the protein MAAPVLRVSTPRWERIARLLVCLLGILLSLYAFHIEREKARDPTYQAMCDVSSSISCSRVFSSRWGRGFGLLGSIFGNDSVLNQPNSVYGIVFYAFQLLLGMTVSAVAAVILMTTSILSVMGSLYLGYILYFVLKDLCIICITTYALNFILFTLNYKRLVYLNDQWKQLQPKQD